The Artemia franciscana chromosome 11, ASM3288406v1, whole genome shotgun sequence genome has a segment encoding these proteins:
- the LOC136033391 gene encoding putative polypeptide N-acetylgalactosaminyltransferase 9, which yields MISIQRSLPDIRDNKCKEKDRYVRNLPQTSVIIIFHNEAWSVLLRTVHSVLNRSPEHLLKEIILVDDFSDMEHLKDPLSGYMIQRYPKVKIVRASKREGLIRARLLGLKYSTAPVVTYLDSHCECTEGWLEPLLDRIAQNRTSVVTPVIDPINDKTFEYQSSTVQVGGFNWGLIFHWHSIPNRELQRRSHHTDPVYSPAMAGGLFAIDKSFFEELGTYDSEFDYWGAENLELSFKIWMCGGTLETIPCSRVGHIFRKNSPIKWPGDKDSVKRNNVRLAEVWLDDYAKNYYKRINYDKGDYGDVSSRKALRKSLKCQSFKWYLENIYPELFIPEEAVCSGEIRNLRINYCIDSAAQNEDLYKPVGIWPCHNQEGNQFWMLSRTGEIRRDENCLDYDGNDVLLYPCHGLQGNQFWEYDPEMQFLVHVFSRQCIGIDEASKKITMEECDLSNPRLKWRFPLNNEQ from the coding sequence ATGATTTCAATACAGAGAAGTCTTCCTGATATTCGAGACAACAAATGTAAGGAAAAGGATCGATATGTACGAAATTTGCCGCAAACCTCAGTGATTATAATTTTTCACAATGAGGCATGGTCTGTTCTGCTTAGAACGGTTCATAGTGTTCTCAACCGATCGCCAGAGCATCTACTTAAAGAGATAATCCTAGTGGATGACTTCTCTGACATGGAACACTTAAAGGATCCTCTTAGTGGTTATATGATTCAACGTTACCCTAAAGTTAAGATAGTGAGAGCATCTAAAAGAGAAGGACTCATCCGCGCTAGACTTCTGGGCTTAAAATATTCTACAGCACCGGTTGTCACTTATCTTGACTCTCATTGTGAATGCACAGAGGGCTGGTTAGAGCCTCTTTTAGACAGAATAGCTCAAAATCGCACATCTGTCGTCACTCCGGTCATTGATCCAATCAATGATAAAACGTTTGAGTATCAATCGTCAACAGTTCAAGTTGGGGGCTTTAATTGGGGTTTGATTTTTCACTGGCACTCCATTCCTAATAGAGAACTGCAAAGGAGGAGTCATCATACTGATCCAGTTTATAGTCCAGCTATGGCTGGTGGTTTATTTGCAATAGATAAGtctttttttgaagagcttGGAACCTATGATAGTGAATTTGATTACTGGGGAGCTGAAAATTTAGAACTctctttcaaaatttggatGTGTGGTGGAACTCTCGAAACAATACCTTGTTCACGTGTTGGACacatttttcgtaaaaattCGCCAATAAAGTGGCCAGGTGACAAAGACTCTGTAAAAAGAAATAACGTTCGATTGGCGGAAGTGTGGTTAGATGACTATGCTAAAAACTATTACAAGAGAATTAATTATGACAAGGGTGATTATGGGGATGTATCGTCTAGAAAAGCTCTCAGGAAGTCTCTGAAATGTCAGTCCTTTAAATGGTATTTAGAAAACATTTACCCTGAATTATTTATTCCTGAGGAAGCTGTTTGTTCCGGCGAaattcgtaatttacgtataAATTATTGTATTGACTCAGCAGCGCAAAATGAAGACTTATATAAGCCTGTTGGCATTTGGCCCTGTCATAATCAAGAGGGGAACCAGTTTTGGATGCTGAGCAGAACAGGAGAGATAAGACGTGATGAAAACTGTTTAGACTATGACGGAAACGATGTTCTTCTTTACCCATGCCATGGGTTACAGGGGAATCAATTTTGGGAATATGATCCAGAAATGCAATTTCTAGTGCATGTGTTTAGCAGACAGTGCATTGGGATAGATGAAGCTAGCAAAAAAATTACGATGGAGGAATGCGATCTGAGTAACCCTAGGTTGAAGTGGAGGTTCCCTCTGAATAATGAACAGTGA